Genomic window (Cryptococcus neoformans var. grubii H99 chromosome 9, complete sequence):
GCTCACCATCACGGACGACTCGTGCGACCTTTACAAGGTCCTTACCTATGCCATGGCGTTAGCAAGCTCTACTGGTGGCATTGAAGGCTTTATCTACCGTAACAAGCAGCAGAGAGGTAGCCAGGCTGAGACATTATTGCTGATGGGTGTTGTTGTTAAGTGCGAGCCAGGTTTGGATGGAGTGTAGTCGTAAGAGCTGAAATGAGACGTAATTGACAATGGAGATGGTATTTGAGCTGCAGAATCTACCTTATATATGTGCTGCGGGAAACGAAGCGAGGAATGAGGGTACGTAAAGCAAATGAGTACGATTATTAACATTGCCTGCTCTTTTGAAGTTCGTTTGTATTAGTTGTGGAGGCAAGTGCCGACCTTATCGGATCACCTGCGCCGATCCGATCGGCAAACGGGCAAATGCTTTTAATTCGGTGATACGGATAACGGAAGTCGGACATCTCCGCCTCAAGATAAACAAACTTTTCCCACGGTGCGTAGCCATCTTAAGTGACCCATTATGTAATACCGGTCCAGTCGTTAAGCGGAAGAGTGACACTGGCGAGGGTAATAATGGCTCGTCACTGGCGATTACTCGCCGTCTGCCTGCTAAGGAAAATACTACTTTGGCTCATCCCATAAAGTTTCATACAAATATGATCACACCTGTGCTCCGAAGTGCAATGTCTTCTCAGCGCTCAGCGATCTCCAGACTCTCAACCGTCCAGCGGCATCTCTCTACCACTTCAGCTGCTCGCAAAGTTGAGAACCTCACGGTCTTTGGTGCTGGGCTTATGGGCGCTGGAATCGCCCAAGTTGGAGCTCAGAATGGTCTTAAAGTGGGTATTCGTGCCTACTTAAGAGCTATTGGTGGTTGACCTGTGGCTGTAGGTGGTCCTTGCAGATGTAACAGACAAGGCTCTTGAGTGGGTTCACCCTTTCAGATATTGATAGAACCAACTGATGACCCAGCCACATTAAGAAATGGTATCAATATTATCTCTAAATCCCTGGCTAGAGtggccaagaagaagtccCCAGACGACATCGAAGGCTTTACCAACAATGTCTTAAAGAATATCTCTACCACGACCGACTCGTGAGTACATGATATCGTGTCACTAACGATAAACTGATGAAGTGCCTACAAAGGTCTCAAGCTGTTGAGAGCGCTGACCTTGTAGTTGAGGCTATTATAGAATCCATTAAAGTCAAGAGGGATCTTTTTGGCTTCTTGGACGGGAAGGCCAAGTGAGTGACTGAACCAGTTGCAAGTCTGTTCATAAGATTAATGAATGTAGATCTGACTGTATCTTCGCTACCAACACTTCTTCATTGTCTGTCACAGAAATTGCGGAAGCATGTAGCCCAGAGCGTCAAGCCAAGTCAGTGAAAGGCCCCTGAGACTTAATTGGTTGCTGATCGGTTTCAGATTTGCTGGATTGCATTTCTTCAATCCCGTCCCTGGTAAGTTTGATGGGCTCACAATAATGAGTAGAATTAATGGTTGATTAGCTATGAAACTCGTTGAAATCATTCGAACACCCCAAACCTCTCAGGAGACATATGAAGCTCTTCGAGAAGTGACCCTTCAGATGGGCAAGTCGCCAGTCACTTGCAACGATACTCCAGGCTTCATCGTGAATCGTCTTCTAGTTCCTTACCTTTGTATGTCAACATATTCAACCTATACTTGCCCAAGGCCTAACGAGGTAATTCGTAGTGGAGGCCATTCGAATGATTGAGCGAGGTGACGCTACTGCGGAGGATATCGACACCGCTATGGAGCTGGGTGCTGGATATCGTGAGTTtaacatcatcattttaGGCACTGTCCATGAACTACTATTGTAGCTAACGCATGATTGGTCGTAGCCATGGGTGTGAGTGTATCGGTTTGTATTGTACCTTACCTTGACACTAATTGCTTCCTTTTAAGCCATTCAAACTGCTCGACTTTGTCGGACTCGGTGAGTGTGCAAACTCTCCTATCCATTCTTAGGCTAATGATGAACATGCTTGATAGATACCACCTCGTATATTGCCGAAGGATGGCGAAAGAAGGCGGAGTCTGGCGCGATCTCCAAGGAGTTGGTTTCGCCCATTCCTCTTTTGGACAAGCTTGTCAAGGAGGGCAAGCTGGGCAGGAAGAGTGGTCATGGGTTTTACAAAGTGAGTTTGACAGGTAAGATTCGATCTCTGAGCTAATGATTATGACAGTATGAGGGTAAGAAGTAAACCACAAATTGTTGCGAATACGTGCCCAAAATCGAATGTATCGAATGCCTACATGAGTAATACATACTGTACAACTAAGTTAAAAGCTACAACTTGAGAAATGTCACGGCTTCCCAACACCCTTTCAAATCATCCCAAACCCCACATCCCCGCTCCTTTCGCAGACTCATTTCTTTCCCTATTCTCCGCTAACAGCTTAGATAATCCCGATTTCTTagtctttttcttcttcttcgtcacaTCGATGAAGGCAGAGGTCGACCCAGCAGGATTCTTCGctggtggcggcggcggatgTGTGGGGAGATTgggtggtgaagaaggtatGTGTGAGAAAGCAGGGTGAGATAGGAGCGTCTGCGGTGGTTGAACTTGACTCTCAATCTTGCCCGCGGCTTCGACCTCTGCTTTGAGAGCTAAAGACTTggctgcttcttccgcttttGCTTCGGTGGCTTGTTTCCTTGTCTTTCTAGATGAGGGAAACTCTGACAGCGTTTTCTTATCTGGCTTTGGTCTGGTATATACGGCCCCGCATGTCGTGCACTCGGCAGGTTGCCGTCTTTTTTGCACCGCCCCCGCAATCTCTAGCTTCCttgccatcttcttctcctctttttcgtcttcTGTCAGGTTGGATAATTCTCTGACACGTTTGCGAGCTCTTTCTCTGATGGCTTTCGTTTtatcctccttttctttatcCTTGTCTTGTCCTCGTCCGCGTCTTTGAGCCCCACCCATCCCTTTTCTCAGCCCACCACAATGGCTGCACCATCGTCCTACAGTTAACTTGCCCCTAATGCcgcttgatgatgatgatga
Coding sequences:
- a CDS encoding 3-hydroxyacyl-CoA dehydrogenase; the protein is MITPVLRSAMSSQRSAISRLSTVQRHLSTTSAARKVENLTVFGAGLMGAGIAQVGAQNGLKVVLADVTDKALENGINIISKSLARVAKKKSPDDIEGFTNNVLKNISTTTDSSQAVESADLVVEAIIESIKVKRDLFGFLDGKAKSDCIFATNTSSLSVTEIAEACSPERQAKFAGLHFFNPVPAMKLVEIIRTPQTSQETYEALREVTLQMGKSPVTCNDTPGFIVNRLLVPYLLEAIRMIERGDATAEDIDTAMELGAGYPMGPFKLLDFVGLDTTSYIAEGWRKKAESGAISKELVSPIPLLDKLVKEGKLGRKSGHGFYKYEGKK